TGAGCAGCAGACTTTCGTAGATGCTTTTTATTTGagcttatttgtttttctttagtgCTTTATCAGTTTTCCCTTGTTGAGCTGAAAGGTTAATGTAAAATAAGAACATTTGCTATTACgattttaaacatgaaaataaatacaaacacagatgaaacgTGTCTTTTCATGCCCATGTGCTAATGACATGGGGAACACAGTGTGTACACGTGCgtgtttgcatgtttgatttctgtgtgttttctagcATGTATCTTTACACAACCATGtattgtgtgtatctgtgtttgcatgttagGTCCATACCTGAGGGGCTGCAGTGGAGCGTCTTGTTGCACTGGACTAAAACAGTGAGACCGACAGGGGAGAACAGTGGAAGTGGAAGTGGAAACAATGGAGGGGAACAGGGTGAACTGCGAGAGGTTTTAGTGACACATGTCCAGCTGTGTTAGTGGATGTAGTCAATGTTTAATGGAGAGAAGCGTTATGGAGGACAGAGACTGAGCAGGATGAGAAATGAATGCAAAGGTCTGAGATGAAAAGGTTAAGATCAGACCAAAGGGCATGAATTCAGAGGTTCAGAGGTCAGGAAATGGgcgcaaacacagacagaggcagtggGGTGGAGATGTGGACACGAGAGGGTTTAGGAGAGAAGTTCGAGGGGGGTCCTAGTGGCTGGTGGACATGGCCCAGGCCCCCTCCATCCTCCAGACGGAGAAGGCATAGCTGAGTCTTTCGTGGGCCAGGTAGTTGCAGCTGGCCAGCTTGGCGTCCATCTCGTCACTCTGCAGCACCTGGTAGAGGAAGTCGATGTAGCGCGAGGCCAGCTTCAGGATCTGGATCTTGCTCAGCTTGTCTGAGGGTAGCGTGGGGATTATCTTGCGTAGGGAGGCAAAGGCATCGTTCAGGGACTGAGTGCGTTGACGCTCCCGCACGTTGGCTATTACACGCTGAGAGTGGAGGTCCTCGAAGGGCTGGTCCGGCCTGGGGCCCAGCGAAGTGGGGGCCAACGATACGATGGTCGAAGGGCTTTTCTTCAACCTCTTCGGCCCAGACGGCAGCAGGCTGTTGGGGCTGCCGgtgctgctctcctctgcctGGCCGAGGCTGTCCTTCTTGGGATATGGGGAACGTTTTCGATTTCCTGGTTGGAGGGTCTTCTTCGATCCCCTCTCCAGTTCCTCTTCGCTGGCCCCCAGCCCTCCTTCGGGGGAGTTGGTGCAGGACACCTCTTCTCTCATTGTACCGTCCACCAAAGGCTTTCTACACTCCACTGCAAAGACTGGACGCTGCAcagctctttttctctgtttacccCTGCTGACAGCCTCAACAAACCAGAGCTTGACAAGCTTGTGCAATAAAAGTCTTCTCCTCCGTCAAACAAAGTTACGGCTGCTGAAGCTCCATCGGATTGGACATTGCTCTGGCTGTCCTGTTTCCCGGTTACCTTGTTAAATTTCTCACTTTCACATTCCCCTCTCAACCTGGcagacagaacaacaacaaaccatctGACAGGCAGGTCCACCTCTACCTCTTTTATACCCAAACGCAAACCCGGGGCCTGCGGGCACTTCTCATTGGCTCAGCAGACTTCTAGAGGGCGTGGTTCGGCTCAAGACAGACAGCAAAGCAGGAAGTGAGCTCTGGCTGGGCGGGTGATAGAGTAAGGGCGTATGTGGCGCTCTCAGCCAATAAGAAGTGCTGTGTCTAATGTTGCAGAGATGTCTGAGGCTTTATGGGTTCCAGATTTGGGCTGCAGCGTTAGTCTGCATGCAGCCTCGTGTCTGCATTCTCGTTCATCATTTCATTATCAGGACAGGAATCAGTCTAAATCTTTTATTTCCAACAGCCATCAGTGTTAACTTTATGTAATGTTCACTACTTATTGTACATATTCATGATTACACATTCTTAAAACCAGTTTTTTCACAACAAATGTGCAACATAAAAGACATAAATCATACGTGCTGATCTAGTGCTAAacgtttttcattttctcctttaacATGAGAACAAGTGTgagttcacactgacatttgtcTCCAGTGATCTTTACCATACCGATAATcagacactgtgaaaacaaatctgTTAAACCACAGGTCACTAGTTAAACAACACTGGTTTAACACTGAACGATTCAATGAAAATTCTGCAGATTAAAACACTGAGGGAGGATTTATAGGTTAAATATTGCACTTTGTTACGAGGACTTCaatatatattatacattatatattataaaatgGTACCAATGATCAATTTTGCCATGACAAACGGcaaatcaaaaaaaaaggattgttCATAAGTCTGTTTGGCCGCAGCAGCTTCAGGCAGATGTGAGAGAAAATGTGAGGTTGTGAAAGCGTGCATCctggaaaacatttcacaaGATGAGCTTCTTCCTGACACATCGCTGTCTCTGAAACACTGATACGTACAATGGATTACTAAAAACCTCTTAACACCTGACCAGTGCCTGTTTTAGAGACATTCTTCATGCATTAACACCTCTAACATCACTGCTGACGTCAGCTgtgtccttctcctctgtgttgGATCAGGACAGGCGGGCAGACAGGACCCTAAATAACCCCTGACCTCAGTGGCCCACTGACCTCAGCCTACAGAGGTGAGAGAGCACCTAATTGTGCCATCCATGGCCTCGAGGCAGAGCCGACACATGTTCCACCTCCACACCGCCGCGAACCCATCTGGGTCGGCAGCcacttaaacacattttcagcaggTTTGCAGTCATGACACAGCAGGCAAGTTCTTCTTAGGAAAATGACAATGTGCACATCAGGCTCATGTTTATTCAGTTAGGGTTTAGACACCGGGATAGAACAGGCTACAAATTGAACAGATGTGTAAGTCTTGCGCAAATCTACCTTGGAGTCCCGATCAGTTTCCCAAAACAGTGTCCACTTATACCTTCATGCGTCACAACATGAGTGACTCATGTGTGGATCACTGCAGAGAAATCTTGTGGGGAGTTTTCCGCTGCTCTAAGCTGTAGAAATGTTGTACTTTTTGATGACAGCATGCTTAATGGTAGCCTTTACATTTCAACACTTCTAAacattctctttcttttttttttttttacacgagTCGTTACATCTTTCATGTTTCCAAAAAGTCAGTCACCGTCCAGAGATGTAAGTACATGATGACGCAGAGTGACATTTTACCAGAAACTGGTTCTATTTACCAACAAACCTTTCATGGCTTGTAACTAAATCTCATATCATTTTCCACACGCTGCTTGACAGCTCCTAGCCAACAATTTGGGTGTGATTGCGGCAGCGTTTGAAGGGCCGCATGTGCGGAGAGCGGCTCAGAAGATTTTTGATGAGCCCCGTGATTGCACTGGTTTACATTTCATTCAGAGAGTAAAGGAAAGAACGGAAAGTAGCTTGATCCCAGTTGGGTTCAATCAacttggaagaaaaaaaaaatcatctggcCACCAAAGCAAGGCTGTGGACAGAAACAGTGAATTATACCAGGTTGTATTTACATAACAGTCCAAGTCAACTCCAGGATTAGCTGGTATTAGAAGTGGGGCTTATTGGGAGCTCTGGTGGAGACAGTGGAGGGACAGGAAAGTCATTGTTGCTGAGGCTAATCTCGGGAGCTGCCGCTTACCTTTTAGAGAATGCGTGGCTGTGTGCCACCATCATGGAAAAAATGAGCTAACGAAGCGAGTAGGCCAACAGGAATGTCGTGGCACATAGAAGACcagaaggggagaaaaaagagagagagagggagagaaagaatgggagaagaataggagagggggaaaagaaaaggagaagaaaggaaagggagaaagagggaaaaaagtgaGGCTGTCCAAACAGAACCAGATGCAGGAGTGTGGAGGCTCGTTTGATCTCTGTCCTCATAGGCTGATTGATGTTGCACATTTCATTTCCTTGTCAGAGGCTTGACATAATGTTTCACTAAACACTCAGGTCCTGCTCTTGTCTTCATTTTATTTGCACGAGGTTCGTAATTCACCCTTTGCTGGAGCTGAAAATAGATCATGCACTTCATACACATACGaacatatacataaatatatatgcttacacatacacacactgaggcttGGATATCGAAGAAGACCAATGTtattgtctgtttctgtctctacaCCATATGGTTTGGTCCTGAGTGAAATACGGCACTCAAGAGCAGCCATGTTGAAACTTTgatgttcagaaaaaaaactcaaaacagtttctttaagTTTGTAATGCAGTCAGTTCAATTACCGTCACACACCAAAAGGTCGGTGCTCTGCAGTGACGTACTCGGCTAGTAGGAGTGCAGCGGTGTGACCAATCATAAGTGATGTGTTTGGAAATGCACACTGGCTCAACAAAAGGAACCAATCATTAAAttcctcctcaccttcatcCTGGGAGTTTCTTCGCCCTCCTGGCTGCTGTTATTGATGTTTGCACACAGCACACTCCTCCCCCCTTATACCCATCCTTCCACAGCTCCTTCCCTCCCGAGGAGCCTATAGTGGCACAAAGGCAGACATCTGGGACCCATTTCCCCCCTGGAGAAGCCCTTCCTGTGGGGTATCCACTTAGAGCGGTTCGAGAGGAGCGGGATGGGGGGGCGTGGGGCTGAGGGGTGAAGGTGCATGCTAGGTGGGGGATGGTGGTGATGGGACTGGGTAGagtaagggggggggggggggggggggggggggggggggggctttttgCACACTAACAATGagaattatgttttttgttttgttttgaacaaaaagttaatctgaaaacagaatcaAGTCTGTCAAGTAGTAGTTCAAAACACTCTAATTGACTTTTTAGAGTTACACAAGCAGATGATAATACCACTCTTATATTTGGaagctaaatatgaagctacaggtAGCGcctggttagcttagctcagcacaAAGACCTGGAAATGCAGGGAAACAGTGTGTCTCCATtagaaggtaacaaaatctccCAGCCAGCACCTCTTCATCACATcatgtcatttgtttaatccatgcaaaaaaaagtgtaaaaaggaCTATTTGCCATTTTACTCTTTCACACTACTCACAAGACAAGCTTCTGTACGCTGTGCTAAGTTAGCTAGCTGCTAGCTCTAGCTTCATAGTTACCATgcaaacatgagagtggtatcagtcttctcatctagcTCTGACAAGAAGGTGTTCAAATTTCTctaaatgtcaaacaaaatttCTGGTGACAAATCTGAATCATAAAGTGATTAAAGCtgagtctgaaaaaaataaaaacccaacCTAACAAAAAACTGGCCAACCAAGGTAGCAAAGAAACATGTTTGTAGAAAATATAACTTTAGTAATGGGATCCTACATATCTCATatgtctctgctcctctcactGGTGAGCTGGAAGCCAGTGATACGTTGTCGATCTGTGCATCAGTCATAGTATTTTAAACAGAATGTAATGTTAGGGGTTTATTTGCTTATGCTTAAATGCCTAAGTGCTGAAATCTGATTAAACTCACAAAGTCCTGATGAAGAAGAGAAGCTTAGTTTATTCGTGTTAAAATCAATAATGATGAATAACAcaagtttgccttttttttcagtgtttaactTTGATTATTGCTTATTTAGTTATGACAGTCATGAAGATCGTGTGATGTGATCGAAAGCTCCAGAATAGCTACTAGTCAGACCTTGATGTTAGACTGCTATGTCATGTAAAACCCCAATCCTGCATTAAAAACACTTCCCTCCCCAACTGCGTGCAAGCCTGTATTATTCTTGTTTAGCTGTGACTTATCTTCTCGTATTAGACTGTAATTTATCATAATATTTAGTGCTCAAGCTTCCTTCAAATGTCCCTGCTTTCATGTGTAATTTAGCCAATATCCTGCTCTGGCTCTGATTACAGTGTTTAAGTGCTGGGGTCCGGCCATGGCACATTACAAACAGTCCCAGTGGAGCTCACAGCTGAGCTGGGGATATGACATGCTGGGCTGGTGCACGCTCAACAGCAGGTTAGGCTGGATAAAGAGTCGTATGGCTCATCGTGGGGGACGTCCAGGGAA
This region of Toxotes jaculatrix isolate fToxJac2 chromosome 3, fToxJac2.pri, whole genome shotgun sequence genomic DNA includes:
- the LOC121178838 gene encoding twist-related protein 2-like, whose protein sequence is MREEVSCTNSPEGGLGASEEELERGSKKTLQPGNRKRSPYPKKDSLGQAEESSTGSPNSLLPSGPKRLKKSPSTIVSLAPTSLGPRPDQPFEDLHSQRVIANVRERQRTQSLNDAFASLRKIIPTLPSDKLSKIQILKLASRYIDFLYQVLQSDEMDAKLASCNYLAHERLSYAFSVWRMEGAWAMSTSH